One Spinacia oleracea cultivar Varoflay chromosome 4, BTI_SOV_V1, whole genome shotgun sequence DNA segment encodes these proteins:
- the LOC110783675 gene encoding CBL-interacting serine/threonine-protein kinase 11, with the protein MEKDVLFGKYKMGKLLGQGAFAKVYFAKNIHTAQSVAIKVINKQKIVEQPNMMCKIEREISIMGRLRHPNIVRLYEVLACKRKIYFVIELAKGGEFYAKAAKGPFTEELSRKYFQQLISAVGYCHFRGVYHRDLKPGNILLGANGKIKVTDFGLSAIKVIKDHIRPDGMLHTQCGTPAYVAPEILRRRGYDGAGVDVWSCGVILYVLTAGYLPFNDPNMMAMYRKIYQGDYRCPTWMSDDLTHFLGRLLETNPKTRITIDEIVHDPWFRKGGLFKDKGPEFEFPFYHDKDRKDLDDGFLCHTVQQLQQQKQEVMGEEASTSTPLNAFDLISFSRGLDLSGLFNKNYNPFEDSEKFISGFSEDEIISTIREVAAELDVKVHMTKKECVMDLVGSIGNFIARVEVNQLTENLVIVEVKIKGGDSDSVSENDIWKKKLMPKLSGLIYDFDSQHVEEIDTATEPELSLAISVD; encoded by the coding sequence ATGGAGAAAGACGTGCTATTCGGAAAATACAAGATGGGAAAGCTGCTCGGTCAGGGAGCCTTCGCCAAAGTATACTTTGCGAAGAACATTCATACGGCTCAATCCGTGGCGATCAAAGTCATTAACAAGCAGAAAATCGTTGAACAACCGAATATGATGTGCAAAATCGAGAGAGAAATAAGCATTATGGGCCGTCTTAGACACCCGAACATCGTCCGTTTATACGAGGTTTTAGCCTGCAAACGGAAGATATATTTCGTAATTGAGCTTGCCAAGGGTGGAGAGTTTTACGCTAAGGCGGCCAAGGGTCCTTTTACTGAAGAGCTAAGCCGAAAGTATTTCCAACAGCTTATCTCGGCTGTTGGGTACTGTCATTTTAGAGGTGTCTACCACCGTGATTTAAAACCCGGTAATATTCTGCTTGGTGCTAATGGGAAGATTAAGGTTACTGATTTTGGGCTTAGCGCAATTAAGGTCATCAAGGATCATATTCGACCCGATGGGATGCTGCATACGCAGTGTGGAACACCAGCGTACGTGGCGCCGGAGATATTACGGAGGAGAGGGTATGATGGCGCCGGGGTTGATGTGTGGTCTTGTGGGGTGATATTGTATGTTCTTACAGCTGGGTATTTGCCATTCAATGATCCAAACATGATGGCTATGTATAGAAAGATTTATCAGGGGGATTATCGATGCCCTACTTGGATGTCTGATGATCTTACACATTTCTTGGGTCGTCTTCTTGAAACCAATCCAAAAACTCGGATCACAATTGATGAGATTGTCCATGACCCTTGGTTCAGGAAGGGTGGCTTGTTTAAGGATAAAGGTCCTGAGTTTGAGTTTCCGTTTTACCATGACAAAGATCGTAAGGATTTAGATGATGGTTTCTTATGTCATACTGTACAACAACTACAACAACAGAAGCAAGAGGTGATGGGAGAAGAAGCGAGTACTAGTACTCCACTTAATGCATTTGATTTGATCAGCTTTTCCCGGGGCCTTGACTTGTCAGGGTTGTTCAACAAGAATTACAACCCTTTTGAGGATAGTGAGAAGTTTATCTCTGGTTTTTCTGAGGATGAGATCATTTCCACCATCAGAGAAGTCGCGGCCGAGCTGGATGTAAAGGTACACATGACCAAAAAGGAGTGTGTCATGGATTTAGTCGGATCAATTGGGAACTTCATAGCCAGGGTGGAGGTTAACCAGTTGACTGAGAATCTGGTAATTGTTGAGGTGAAGATTAAAGGAGGAGACTCAGACTCTGTGTCTGAAAATGACATTTGGAAGAAAAAACTGATGCCTAAACTTTCTGGGTTAATTTATGACTTTGATTCACAACATGTTGAAGAAATTGATACAGCAACAGAGCCTGAACTTAGCCTTGCTATTTCTGTTGACTGA
- the LOC110783674 gene encoding CBL-interacting serine/threonine-protein kinase 11-like, translated as MENDLLFGKYKMGKLLGQGAYGKVYYAKNIHTGQPVAVKVINKQMIKEKDLMSNVKSEISIMGRLRHPNIVRLYEVLASEQKIYFIIELARGGELYAKLAKGRFTEELSRKYFQQLISAVGYCHFRGVYHRDLKPGNLLLGSNGKLKVADFGLAAVKVIKDHIRPDGMLRTVCGTPEFMAPEIIARKAYDGAMVDIWACGVILYFLTAGYLPFNHPDTRAMFRKIYQGNYRCPTWMSDDLTRFLGRLLETNPETRITIDEIVHDPWFRNGGLFKDKDKGPEFEFQFYHDKDRKDLDDGFLSHTVQQLKQQQQKQQVMKEEASTSISNPLNAFDLISFSRGLDLSGLFNKNYNPFEDSEKFISGFSEDEIISTIREVAAELDVKVHMTKKECVMDLVGSIGNFIARVEVNQLTENLVIVEVKIKGGDSVSENDIWKKKLMPKLSGLIYNTA; from the coding sequence ATGGAGAATGACTTGTTGTTTGGAAAATACAAGATGGGAAAACTGCTCGGCCAGGGCGCTTACGGAAAAGTATACTATGCAAAAAACATTCATACAGGCCAACCTGTGGCGGTCAAAGTCATTAACAAGCAGATGATCAAAGAAAAAGATTTGATGTCCAATGTCAAGAGTGAAATAAGCATCATGGGTCGTCTTCGACACCCAAACATTGTCCGTTTATACGAGGTTTTAGCCTCCGAACAAAAGATATATTTCATTATTGAGCTTGCTAGGGGTGGGGAGCTCTACGCTAAGTTGGCCAAGGGTCGTTTTACCGAAGAGCTAAGTCGGAAGTACTTTCAACAGCTTATCTCGGCTGTTGGATACTGTCATTTTAGAGGTGTCTACCACCGTGATTTAAAGCCAGGTAACCTTTTGCTTGGTTCTAATGGGAAGCTTAAGGTTGCGGATTTTGGGCTTGCTGCGGTTAAAGTCATCAAGGATCATATCCGACCCGATGGGATGTTGCGTACCGTGTGTGGGACACCGGAGTTTATGGCACCGGAGATTATAGCCAGGAAAGCGTATGATGGTGCGATGGTTGACATATGGGCGTGTGGGGTTATATTGTATTTTCTCACAGCTGGGTATTTGCCATTCAATCATCCAGACACAAGGGCTATGTTTAGAAAGATATATCAGGGGAATTACCGATGCCCTACTTGGATGTCTGATGATCTTACACGTTTCTTGGGTCGTCTCCTTGAAACCAACCCGGAAACGCGTATCACAATTGATGAGATTGTACATGACCCTTGGTTCAGGAATGGTGGTTTGTTTAAGGATAAGGATAAAGGTCCTGAGTTTGAGTTTCAGTTTTATCATGACAAAGATCGTAAGGATTTGGATGATGGTTTCTTATCTCATACTGTACAacaactaaaacaacaacaacagaagCAACAGGTGATGAAAGAAGAAGCGAGTACTAGTATTAGTAATCCACTCAACGCATTTGATTTGATCAGCTTCTCCCGGGGCCTTGACTTGTCAGGGTTGTTCAACAAGAATTACAACCCTTTTGAAGATAGTGAGAAGTTTATCTCTGGTTTTTCTGAGGATGAGATCATTTCCACCATCAGAGAAGTCGCGGCTGAGCTGGATGTAAAGGTACACATGACCAAAAAGGAGTGTGTCATGGATTTAGTCGGATCAATTGGGAATTTCATAGCCAGGGTGGAGGTTAACCAGTTGACTGAGAACCTGGTAATTGTTGAGGTGAAGATTAAAGGAGGAGATTCTGTCTCTGAAAATGACATTTGGAAGAAAAAGTTGATGCCTAAACTTTCTGGGTTGATATACAACACAGCCTGA